The DNA window GCCGAGGAAACCAAAGTCCAGACCCAGGTTGATCGTCTGGTTGGTTTCCCACTTCAGGTCGGGGTTTGCCAGTTGCGATGGTGCGAAGCCAGCCTGACTGTTGTAGTCGAAACCGGGGCTAACCAGACCCAGACCGGGGAAGTTAGCTGCGGCAAACAGCGAACCCAACTGGTCGTTACCCGTTGTACCAAACGAAGCCCGCAGTTTCAGGTCGCTCACGTAACGGCCACCTTTCAGGAAGTCTTCTTCCGAAATCAACCACGCGCCCGATACCGACGGGAAGAAACCGAACCGGTTGTTGGCCCCGAACCGGCTCGATCCGTCCAGACGACCGATGAAACTCAAGTCGTACTTCTTGTTGAAGTTGTATTTGATGTTCCCGAATACCGAGCCTTTCCGGTAGCCTGTCCACGAACCACCGATGTTCTGCGGTAGCGCGGCTGCACTGGCGTACTTGAAATCGGGCGTCGGAACGTTGGTGATGTTGGTCAGCAGGTTTTCGTTGACGTCAGAGCGGAATTCGGCTCCCAGCAGGACGCCAAAATCACTCTTGCCGACTGTCTTGGTGTAATTCGCTGTGATGTTGGTCAGGAAGTTCTTGTTCTCGTTGAATTGGTCCTGAATCCGGCCCCGCACGTTGATACCATCAGCTGTACGTGGATCTGAGAAGTTCTTACCGCGAATCGAGCGATAATCCAGGCTAATGAACGGCCGGATGGTCAGATTGTCATTCACCTTGTAGTTCAGCGCGATACTACCCACAAACTGATTGATATTGGCGCGAATCTGGTTCAGTTCGCTGACCTGCACAACGTTCTGGTTCAGGATACCCGGAATTCCACCCAAGGCAGGTGTACCGTTGTAGCTGCCATCGGCATTGTAGATGGCAACGCTCGGCAGAATCAGGGGCGAGGAGAAAGCGCCAGCACCCAGGAATGAACCCCCGTTAGGACCGCCGAACTGACCGTTAGAGATAATCGTGCTCAGCTTCAGCGTCTGGTCGATGCTCAGCTTGTTGTTGATCTGGTGCGTCAGCGTCGTGTTCAGCGTACCCCGTTTGAAGTTAACGTTAACGACGTTGGCACTCTGCGTATAGTAAGACCCGGATACGAAAAAGCGGGTCTTCTCATTACCGCCATTCAGGCCCAGCTCGTAGTTGTCGGTCTGTCCCTGTCTGAAAACGGCGTTCTGCCAGTCGTAGGTGGGCAAAGCAGCGATGTCAGCATCGCTCAGCGTTGTGGGCAGGCGCAGAGTACCCAGTACAGTGGAGCGGGCGGCATCAGCAGCCGTACCAGCATTTACCAGGTTTTCGGTACGAAGCTGAATCCACTGCTGCGTGTTCAGCACGTCGAGCTTTTTGATCGGGTCAGCCAGTCCTTTGTAGTAGTTCAGCGTGATCTGGGTTTTACCCGCCTTACCGCGCTTAGTCGTAACCAGTACGACGCCGTTGGCGGCCTGCGATCCGTAGATCGAAGCTGCTGCGGCATCCTTCAGAATTTCAACGCTTTCAATATCGTTTGGATTCAAAAACGCAAGCGGGTTGGTGCTTGTAAAGCTGGAGTTGTTGGTCGAGTTGATCTGTACCCCATCCACTACGTACAGCGGATCGCTACCGGCCGAAATCGAGCCGATACCACGGATACGAATCTGAATGGCACCACCCGGTACGCCGTTCGCCGACGTTACCTGCACACCCGCTGCCCGGCCTGCCAGGGCTTTGTCGAAACTACCAACTGGCAGGTTTGCAATGGTAGAGCCGTTTACCTTCGAGCTGGCTCCCGTGAATTCGCGCCGATTGACCGTACCACCGTAACCCGTTACGACAACCTCGTTCAGGGCATTGGCTGAGCCTTCGAGCGTAACCGTTACGTTACTACGGTTCCCGACAACTACTTCCTGGTTCGTAAAGCCAATAAAGCTAAACACCAGTGTGCTGCGTGGTGACGCGCTGATACTGTACCGACCGTTTGCGTCGGTTGTCGTACCGCGTGTCGTTCCTTTTACCTGTACACTCACGCCGGGTAGGGCGGAGCCGTCGTCTGATGAAGTGACCCGGCCACTGATCGTTGCATCCTGCGCCATAACCGACAGGCAGAAAAACAACGAGAGCAACCAACTTCCGAATAGAAGTTTTCTCATAGGAGTGATAAAAATGAAAATGAGATTTTGTAAAAAAATCAGGGAACAAAAATATGTCTTAACATCATTTTAACCAATAATATATTTCGATTAAGGATTAAATTGCCAATTATTATAGATTAAACTATTTAATTGATAGAATTAAGTCGGATGGACAAGACAAGAATAAGTTTACTGCTGATGGGCAGTTTGCTGGCGGGAAATGCCATTTATGCCCAAAACGCCCTGACCGCCCGGATGGATAAGACGGCGGATGGTCTGGAGAAAAAAGTTATTGGCTGGCGTCGTGATTTTCACCAGCATCCCGAACTCGGTAACCGCGAATTCCAAACGGCCAGTAAGATTGCGGCCCACCTGCAATCGCTGGGGATCGAGGTGAAAACGGGCGTCGGTAAGACGGGCGTCGTTGGGTTGCTGAAAGGCGGTAAGCCGGGGCCGGTCGTCGCGCTGCGGGCCGACATGGACGGGCTGCCCGTAACGGAGCGCGTCGACATACCGTTTAAATCAGAAGCGCGAACGGAATACAATGGGCAACAGACGGGCGTGATGC is part of the Spirosoma rhododendri genome and encodes:
- a CDS encoding SusC/RagA family TonB-linked outer membrane protein codes for the protein MRKLLFGSWLLSLFFCLSVMAQDATISGRVTSSDDGSALPGVSVQVKGTTRGTTTDANGRYSISASPRSTLVFSFIGFTNQEVVVGNRSNVTVTLEGSANALNEVVVTGYGGTVNRREFTGASSKVNGSTIANLPVGSFDKALAGRAAGVQVTSANGVPGGAIQIRIRGIGSISAGSDPLYVVDGVQINSTNNSSFTSTNPLAFLNPNDIESVEILKDAAAASIYGSQAANGVVLVTTKRGKAGKTQITLNYYKGLADPIKKLDVLNTQQWIQLRTENLVNAGTAADAARSTVLGTLRLPTTLSDADIAALPTYDWQNAVFRQGQTDNYELGLNGGNEKTRFFVSGSYYTQSANVVNVNFKRGTLNTTLTHQINNKLSIDQTLKLSTIISNGQFGGPNGGSFLGAGAFSSPLILPSVAIYNADGSYNGTPALGGIPGILNQNVVQVSELNQIRANINQFVGSIALNYKVNDNLTIRPFISLDYRSIRGKNFSDPRTADGINVRGRIQDQFNENKNFLTNITANYTKTVGKSDFGVLLGAEFRSDVNENLLTNITNVPTPDFKYASAAALPQNIGGSWTGYRKGSVFGNIKYNFNKKYDLSFIGRLDGSSRFGANNRFGFFPSVSGAWLISEEDFLKGGRYVSDLKLRASFGTTGNDQLGSLFAAANFPGLGLVSPGFDYNSQAGFAPSQLANPDLKWETNQTINLGLDFGFLGNRITGSVDVFQRTSKDLLLPFNLPFTSGYSAISRNAGEVQNRGLELEINTVNVRAGQFQWKSSFNITTIKNKVTKLYPGIVPLNNPDSTILLSYVDFYGVGRNAILGRPLQPQFTTDYAGVNPATGRAMWYDYAGNITYRPLSPRDQKYFGSEQPKFYGGFNNTFVYGNLTLDFLFQFDYGRRSFNSQTSFLVENAGRNFNALTDVYNRRWQQAGDITDVPRAYNANAETNSVSNLGGTRTLEDASYMRLKQITLSYDVPAAISSRIKASKARIYIQGANLLTFTNWSSYDPEFLNFGSGNSGVVPNSKTYQAGINVTF